In the Phaseolus vulgaris cultivar G19833 chromosome 7, P. vulgaris v2.0, whole genome shotgun sequence genome, one interval contains:
- the LOC137827987 gene encoding uncharacterized protein, giving the protein MDITFVLENERTFCIEVSLFDSFLEIKQKVQKYKAIPASSQTLIFNGQILQNDDVIFHTHISQQSRLKLLVDPEYFANPAVTLPLPLPLQFPPPPNENDYGDMLQWNAEKQASNRGNLEEELLRISAALSETTLPPLCFEDDSANALPQWKPEFKPAPPPLLPTPPAIIRLTVKIVAYRTKPFFLEMDLDDTVLQLKERIYRMKKPRNVNLNEMSVRIKSGEELRDQLSLRDCGMLNLSVIYVHRKSEESEPPPKFTFPAVTADGGVGAKMVKIMVVPKDGTRKIAIEVNSFNRVEDLRYELEKFHKHVLPENNSYFFTNKDGHVMTETHSFNWYGIEDGDVIEITPEYVSDESNP; this is encoded by the coding sequence ATGGATATAACTTTTGTGTTGGAGAATGAGAGAACGTTCTGTATTGAAGTGAGTTTATTTGACTCGTTTCTTGAAATCAAACAAAAAGTGCAGAAGTATAAGGCCATTCCCGCTTCTTCCCAAACGCTCATTTTCAACGGTCAAATTCTTCAAAACGACGACGTCATCTTCCATACTCACATCTCTCAGCAGTCTCGTCTGAAACTTCTCGTTGACCCGGAATATTTCGCCAACCCCGCCGTGACGTTGCCGTTGCCGTTGCCGTTGCAGTTTCCACCGCCGCCAAATGAAAACGACTACGGAGATATGCTGCAGTGGAATGCGGAAAAGCAGGCATCAAATAGAGGCAACTTAGAAGAGGAGCTGTTGAGGATTTCCGCCGCGCTATCGGAGACGACATTACCGCCTTTGTGTTTCGAAGACGATTCAGCGAATGCGTTGCCGCAGTGGAAGCCTGAGTTTAAACCGGCTCCGCCACCGCTTCTCCCAACGCCACCGGCTATAATCAGGTTAACGGTGAAAATAGTTGCATACAGAACGAAGCCTTTCTTCTTAGAGATGGATCTGGACGACACCGTTCTGCAGCTGAAGGAGAGGATTTACAGAATGAAGAAACCTAGAAACGTAAACCTAAACGAGATGTCAGTGCGGATAAAATCAGGTGAGGAATTGCGTGACCAATTGTCGTTGCGAGATTGCGGGATGCTGAATCTTTCTGTTATTTACGTGCATAGAAAATCAGAAGAATCAGAACCGCCACCGAAGTTTACTTTTCCGGCTGTGACCGCTGATGGTGGTGTGGGGGCAAAGATGGTGAAGATTATGGTGGTTCCCAAGGACGGAACTCGGAAGATAGCGATCGAGGTGAATTCGTTTAATAGAGTGGAAGATTTGAGGTACGAGTTGGAGAAGTTTCACAAGCATGTTCTTCCCGAAAACAATAGTTATTTTTTCACTAACAAGGATGGCCATGTGATGACCGAAACGCATTCGTTTAACTGGTACGGGATTGAAGATGGGGACGTAATTGAAATCACCCCTGAATATGTTTCTGATGAATCCAATCCCTGA
- the LOC137827988 gene encoding formin-like protein 7, which translates to MVAPSHSQILTDHKVMVMMDVNVDIQGGESFSIQLRSSQTIRDIKEKVQDLRQIPIRQQIILHNQQLLYDDLKLHECFIQNGSRIIVQILDDAPIPVFSPNDSDFDPGSSSPEPYSDLPPSRAQVPDLNLTPSPALEADPSPAPLHDLNLPPVPSPSPSQSPAPLQQSYLPPVPCPTLGSNLTPQPTSDLQLPTLFNKGYNRSDILQWNPSLQLIQASNEDDLLEVGGFSSSPLLMSMPSTPSRVRTAAESAPLPPPYPWWLPPLPPALFQNIPNPVPPPPATVTLNVKVPQSRDRVRIESERTDTVRELKEKIVALEDMQGVTVDRIVLQLHSLRLELLDHVALRDCAVSENSQIDVLLKPAVEESGSNEEQFRKLKVTVLPMRTNERIEIEVFSFDKVSVLRQKLDELHQMQGFPLPEDGGYFFIYGRQGMHEEQSFDWHRVRDGDTIQTFDGFLTRNSSPTPSLTLSPTLSPSSLPSLPSSPS; encoded by the coding sequence ATGGTGGCTCCCTCTCATTCTCAGATTCTCACAGACCATAAAGTGATGGTGATGATGGATGTGAATGTTGATATCCAGGGAGGGGAATCGTTCTCCATTCAGCTTCGTTCCTCCCAAACAATACGTGATATCAAGGAAAAAGTGCAAGACCTTCGACAAATTCCCATTCGCCAACAAAtcatcctccacaatcaacaaCTTCTCTACGACGATCTAAAGCTTCATGAATGCTTCATCCAAAACGGCTCGCGCATTATCGTTCAAATTCTCGACGATGCTCCAATTCCTGTTTTCTCGCCGAACGACTCTGATTTTGACCCGGGATCGTCATCGCCGGAACCCTACTCAGACTTGCCTCCATCGCGGGCTCAGGTACCTGACTTAAACTTGACTCCATCGCCAGCTCTGGAGGCTGATCCGTCACCGGCACCGCTGCATGACCTAAACTTGCCGCCGGTGCCTTCGCCATCACCTTCACAGTCACCCGCACCATTACAACAATCATACTTGCCGCCGGTGCCTTGCCCGACGTTAGGCTCTAACCTGACACCGCAGCCAACGTCGGATCTGCAACTCCCAACGCTTTTCAATAAGGGATACAATCGATCGGATATTCTACAGTGGAATCCATCATTGCAGCTGATTCAGGCGTCAAATGAAGACGATCTGTTAGAAGTTGGAGGGTTTTCATCTTCACCGCTGTTGATGTCGATGCCAAGTACGCCGTCAAGGGTAAGGACTGCGGCAGAGTCGGCGCCGTTACCGCCGCCTTATCCGTGGTGGCTTCCGCCGCTGCCACCTGCACTATTTCAAAATATACCGAATCCTGTTCCACCACCGCCGGCGACAGTGACGTTGAACGTGAAAGTGCCTCAGTCGAGAGATCGTGTCCGTATAGAATCGGAGCGAACGGACACGGTTCGGGAGCTGAAGGAGAAGATTGTTGCGCTGGAAGACATGCAGGGCGTGACCGTGGATAGGATCGTGCTGCAGTTGCACTCATTGCGTCTGGAATTATTGGACCATGTGGCACTGCGTGATTGTGCAGTTTCAGAGAATTCTCAGATCGATGTGCTCTTAAAACCTGCTGTTGAGGAGAGTGGTAGCAACGAAGAGCAGTTTCGGAAGCTGAAGGTGACTGTGTTGCCTATGCGAACGAACGAGAGAATCGAGATAGAAGTGTTTAGTTTTGACAAAGTGTCGGTGTTGAGGCAGAAACTGGATGAGTTGCACCAGATGCAGGGGTTCCCTCTTCCTGAAGATGGTGGCTATTTTTTCATTTACGGACGGCAGGGCATGCATGAAGAGCAGTCCTTTGATTGGCACAGAGTTCGTGATGGTGACACCATTCAAACTTTTGATGGATTCCTTACAAGAAACTCCTCACCCACACCCTCCCTCACTCTCTCCCCCACTCTCTCCCCCTCATCCTTACCCTCCTTACCCTCCTCACCCTCTTAA
- the LOC137828450 gene encoding chaperone protein dnaJ 50, with translation MDPLPAALRWRTTAILYFVAVLLLSTVSPSRAIYCDEDDCYDLLGVSQSANASEIKKAYYKLSLKHHPDKNPDPESRKLFVKIANAYEILKDEATREQYDYAIEHPEEVFFNTARYYRAYYGHKTDPRAVLVGLLIILSGFQYLNQSTRYNQAVAMVKKTPAYKNKLRALELERSGGITNKKKSQKNMVKKVEEDLSNELDLQITGTERASVWKLLGVRFVLLPYTLGKLLLWSACWIWRYKVKKHSYSWEDASYLTHRSLGIPLDRWRNIDEATKEDLVLKRLWEKSNMESYVAEMRKESKRRR, from the exons ATGGATCCGCTGCCGGCAGCGCTCCGGTGGCGCACTACCGCCATCCTGTACTTCGTGGCGGTCCTCCTTCTATCCACCGTTTCCCCTTCGCGCGCAATCTACTGCGACGAAGATGATTGCTACGATCTGCTTGG GGTTTCTCAAAGTGCCAATGCTTCCGAAATCAAGAAAGCTTACTACAAACTCTCCTTGAAGCA TCATCCAGATAAGAACCCTGATCCAGAATCGCGAAAGCTGTTTGTTAAAATCGCCAATGCTTATGAG ATTTTGAAGGATGAGGCCACGCGCGAACAATATGATTATGCAATTGAGCATCCAGAAGAG GTGTTTTTTAATACGGCGCGCTACTATCGGGCATACTATGGACATAAAACG GATCCTCGCGCTGTGTTGGTTGGCCTTCTTATTATTCTTTCAGGTTTTCAATATCTAAATCAATCAACAAGGTATAATCAG GCTGTAGCCATGGTCAAGAAGACACCTGCATATAAAAACAAACTAAGGGCATTGGAACTTGAACGCAGTGGAGGGATTACAAAcaagaagaagagtcagaagaaCATGGTCAA GAAAGTGGAGGAAGACCTTAGCAATGAACTCGACCTGCAGATAACTGGAACTGAAAGGGCCTCTGTTTGGAAACTTCTTGGTGTCCGCTTTGTTCTATTACCTTATACCTTAGGCAAG CTGCTATTGTGGTCTGCCTGCTGGATTTGGAGATACAAAGTGAAGAAGCACTCTTATTCTTGGGAAGATGCTTCTTATCTGACACACAGATCCCTTGGTATTCCTCTCGATAGATGGAGAAATATAG ATGAAGCAACAAAGGAAGATCTTGTGCTCAAACGCTTATGGGAGAAATCCAATATGGAGAGCTATGTAGCAGAGATGCGGAAAGAATCAAAGCGCAGAAGATAG
- the LOC137827986 gene encoding uncharacterized protein → MDVTFVLEDETAFCSRVELFDKFQEIKERIKKSRNIPVDRQTLLFNGEVLQNEALVIDSDISEFSRVQLLVQPNEKVYDLPQWIRNVSNLNIQEMQEMLSSIPGAQNTPFTMDPSMVLSENPDEIEESISSMMHAPAKEPVPQFLVPYNQVKFTVKSLDAKRKPLPMQMNLNDTVLLLKKMYFRKKRPRILKLKDMVVVTKVGYELYDRMSMLACGMLNLSHVYVCQRSEEGALIGGDLKKGKMLKVMVVPEGRTEKIPIEVNSLTLLEDLRYELEKFHKHVLPRSVHYTFTVKDDPVPCEVYSFDKLGIKEGETIVIKPIKLSLPFSFHSSENGEEAMHA, encoded by the coding sequence ATGGATGTGACTTTCGTGTTGGAGGATGAAACAGCGTTCTGTAGTAGAGTGGAGTTGTTCGACAAGTTccaagaaatcaaagaaaggaTAAAGAAATCGAGGAACATTCCCGTTGACCGACAGACGCTACTCTTCAATGGTGAAGTTCTTCAAAACGAAGCCTTGGTCATCGACTCTGACATCTCTGAATTCTCTCGCGTTCAACTCTTGGTTCAACCAAATGAAAAGGTCTACGATCTTCCGCAGTGGATTAGGAACGTCTCCAATCTAAATATCCAGGAGATGCAAGAGATGCTCTCGTCGATTCCAGGAGCACAAAATACGCCGTTTACTATGGACCCATCGATGGTGCTCTCAGAAAATCCAGACGAGATAGAAGAGTCTATATCGTCGATGATGCACGCTCCGGCGAAGGAGCCGGTGCCGCAGTTTCTGGTGCCTTATAACCAAGTCAAGTTCACGGTGAAAAGCTTGGATGCGAAGCGGAAGCCTCTCCCCATGCAAATGAATCTGAACGACACCGTTCTGCTGCTGAAGAAGATGTATTTTAGAAAGAAGAGACCTCGAATCCTGAAGCTGAAGGATATGGTGGTGGTGACTAAAGTAGGTTATGAATTGTATGACCGCATGTCTATGCTAGCGTGCGGGATGCTTAATCTGTCACATGTTTACGTGTGTCAACGATCAGAAGAAGGAGCTTTGATTGGTGGTGATCTGAAGAAGGGGAAGATGTTGAAGGTGATGGTGGTTCCCGAGGGCAGAACTGAGAAGATACCTATCGAGGTTAATTCTCTTACCCTTTTGGAAGATTTGAGGTATGAGTTGGAGAAGTTTCACAAACATGTTCTTCCCCGAAGTGTTCATTACACTTTTACCGTCAAGGACGACCCTGTGCCATGTGAAGTATATTCGTTTGACAAGTTAGGGATTAAAGAGGGTGAGACCATTGTTATCAAACCTATAAAACTGTCCCTTCCTTTTTCTTTCCACAGTTCTGAAAATGGTGAAGAAGCCATGCATGCATGA